The sequence below is a genomic window from Deltaproteobacteria bacterium.
GCGAAACCGCTGCCGACAATGCTCAGTGACATGGCAAAATATCGACCGGCCAGACGGGCGCGCGTTTGCGCCATTGTCTGTGCCACGGAAAAACCGATGCCCAGCGCCACCAAGATGGTCAAAGTCAAATCGCGCTCGGCGGCATCGCTGCTCAGAAACCACCAGGCGAGTGCGCCGACGATTGCCGCGGCGAGCGCCGCCAGCAATGACAAGCGCCAGCAATAGGCTTCGACGGCTGCGCCGCTGGGCGGCTGCGCGCTGTGATAGGCACGCGCGTAGGACATGTCGATGCCGGCCAGCGCAAACACGGACATGAGCGAAATCACCGTGCCGGCCAAGCTCGCCGCGCCGTAGGCCTGCGGACTCAAGAGCCGGGTCAGAATCGGCATGGTCACGACACCGAAAACCCGCACCAAGCCATTGCTCAACGTCAGTTGAAAGGCTCCGGAAACAAGTTTGCGCGCCAGTGACAGACTCATCGCGCACCGGCTGGATTCAACTTATGAAAGACTTCGAATTGTGCTTGATAGGCTTCCGCCATTGCTGCACCTAGTGTGAGCCCTCTGGCAATCAAGGCCTGACTAAAAACACGATCGGGGTATCGCTCGGAGCGCGCCACTCCCCGCGATGACAGTGGCGCGCGAAACTAACTTGTTGAAAAACGAAAATGATTGGCGCCGGCGGCGCTAGCCATAGTGCTTTGGTTCCCTCCCGGAACGTTGCGATTTCGTCAATGCCCATGGGCAGCGAAAAAATCCCTTGGCCGCGTCCTGCGGTGTTAGCGCGCTCGACAGTGGCACGAGGTCTGAGTCGAAGCTGTCGGTGAGGTCACCCGGAGCCGAAGGGGAAACGAAAAATGAGAGGAAAAATTTGCCCGCGGCGTGCCCCAGCGGGCACGCCAAAGTGCAACCAAATTGGATGGAAAAGTGGCTGTCAGGATCATAAGTTGCCGTACAAGTTGCGCCACTGGGCTGAGACCCTGAACCAAACGGTTCATGGATCGCTGCCTCTGCCGAAAGGCGAAAACTGCTTGGGGGATGTGGGCAGTGGACGAAGGCCGGAAAAAACTACCCAATCCGTTCGGCCGTCACAAACCAAAAGGCCAACGACAGACTCCAATAAAGGCTCTCTTCATCCCCGTTGCAGTTATGTGCCTTTATTTGCTTGTCGGATCACTTTCATCATACTCAACGGGGCAATGTCAAGCGCGTCAATTCGTCGTCTTTTGACTCGATATGGGCAGTCAAATTGGACCCCAAATGGTGATTTTCGCTTGACTTTGCGCCGCCAGCTTCCACCGCGCCAATTTACATTTTCGCGAACCCGGGTGCCGCCAGAGTAGCCGAGCACCGGCGCCACAAATGAAACCAATGACCGACGGCAAGCATCAAAGATTTACGCGGCCGGTTGGAGGTCGCGGTCAACGTCTGCGTAGCAGCCAATGATCGATGTCCATCGAAGCCGATATCGACTCCGACACGCATCAAGCTGCTAATGGCCAATGGACCTAGAGCATTCGCCCATCTGAACGCCCGCCACCCAGCGGTAAGGAAGTAAAAAAATGTTCTACCGAGTCGGTAACCTGACAGACAAGAGTCCGCCAAGTCTGCCAGAAGCGATTTGCTCGCCTTTGATTTCATGCCACGATTTCTCGTCTCTCGCTGCGCTTGCGCTATTTGCATCTCCTCGATCTAACTCTGGTGAGATCGCGTTCGGCCGAGAAGAAATACGCAGCGGCGGGATGCGATGGAGGGGTTATCTTGGGCGCGGCTCGATCGCGGCAATGCCACCGTCGCGCGGCGCACATCTCAAGGTCGACTGTGAAAGTGCCCAAGCGAGCTTGCCAAGGTGTCGACAAATGATTAGGCTGAAAGAACTCGATGCTTAACGTTACCGGAAAAATGCTTCAGCAAACCGCTGGGCTAGCGGCGTTCTCCTTACCCAAACTAGATGCTCTGGCGGCGCGGCTCACCGTGCGCAACTATGAACGGCACGAGATCATCTTCGAGCAGGATCGCAAGGCCGAATCAGTCTACGTGCTCATCTCCGGCGTGGTGCAGATTGCCTATCTTCACAATGACTGCGAAACCGTTGTCGCTTTGGTGCCGGGCGGCGAGCTGTTTGGCCTCGACGCCATCGCCAATGCGGCCCACCCATTTCGCGCAACGGCATTCGAACACTGTGTCGCGGCGGCCATCAAAGCGAAGACCCTCGTCGAGTGTCTCCTGGGAACGCCCTACGAGTCCTATTTGAACTGGCACCGCAGCACGGTGCTCCCCTGGCGCCATATGCAAGTGCATTGCATTAAAGGCATCAGCTTGGACCTGCGCAAGCGTTTGGCCATGGAGCTGGGACACCTGGCGGACCGCTTCGGCAAACCCCACGAACAGGGCGTGCGCATCGACCTCAGGATCAGCCACGAAGTGCTGGCGGCGATCGTCGGCGCCTCGCGCCAACAAGTCACGGAGTACTTAAACCAGTTCGACCGCGACAAGATCATTGCCCGCGAAGGGCGCCGCATCATCGTCAACCGCGACAAACTCAAACAGGTCTAGCGCCTCCGTTGTACAGCGGTTTTCATTCACTCAGGTGAAAGAAGCGCACAAGGTCAGGCGATCTGCGTTTCGGCCCAATAGATTTGTAACTTCGGAAAACGCTCGTGGACACCGCCGCGGCGCGCGCTCTTGCCACTTCGCCGCCACCCGATCCGTCCAACGATCGGGCGGCAAATCTAAATGCGAATCGCCTGAAATAATCTTATAGGAACGGGCCATCGTATCTGCAAAACTCTGCCTTGAAATCTCGCGTCTAGCGTCTGGCGTCTAGGGTTTGGCGTTTTCGAACAACGCTAGACGCCAAACGCTCCTTACATCGTCAGCTTTCTATAGAGCTGCGGTAGCCTTAGTGGCAGCATCGCCACTTCAGCCAGCACTTCATAGCCAAAGTCGTCCATCATGGCGCGCATGTAGTCGTTGCCCTCTTTGTCGACGGTCAGGCAAAACGGCGTAATTCCCTCGCGGCGCGCTTCTGTAAACGCCATGCGCGTGTCTTGAATGGCATAGCCTTTTTCCGAGCTCTCCTGCGAATAGCCGCGGTCCTGCGGCCGCCCGTCGCTCAGTAAAAACAAAAAGCGCGAGCGCGTCTGTTGGGCGCGCAGCTTGGCCACCGTATGGCGAATCGCCGGCCCCATGCGCGTGGCGTGCAGCGGACCGACACGGCCAGTGCGCTTGGCGACGTCTTGCGAGAACTCTTCGTCGAAATCTTTGATGACATAGTACTCGACGTTGTCGCGGCCGTGGCCAGAAAAACCGTAGACACCGTAACGGTCGCCGAGCGCTTCGAGCGCATCGATCATCAAGACGATGGCCTCTTTCTCGACGTCGATGATGCGCCGGTGCGAGCGCTCGACTCGGCCGCCCTGCTGCATCGGCTCGATGGTGGTGCTGATCGCCTCGCCGGTGGAGCCGCTCATGTCGAGCAGAAACGCGACGGCGACGTCGCGCTCGGTTTTGTGATGACGCCAAAAAATCTTCTCCGACGGCGTCACGCCGATGCGCAGATCGGTCATCGCCTCAATGGCCGCGTCGAGATCGTGATCGTTGCCATCCGGCAGGCGCTTTTCTTTCAAGTACATCTCCGGCGCCACCAACTCGAACTCACGGCGAATCTGCTGCAATAGACCGGCGTTGGCCAAGAGCGTGTCGCGATAAAACTTCAAATCGGCGATGCCCATGGTCTTTTCGTAGACCTTGCACCAGCTCGAGCGATAGGCGGCGCGAAACACATCCCACTCATCGTAGATAAACGTATTCGGCTGGGTCGCCGACAGCGGCCCGGCGTCATCGTCGTTTTGAAACCATGGCCGCTTCTCGATCGACTGCATGCGCGGATCGCGCCGCTCCAGCTCACGCATGAGATTCTGCACCATCTGCGCGGTCTGCGGGTCCTGATCGTCGTCGTTGCTATCTTGGTTGCGGTTCTGCGGCCGGTTTTGATTCTTCAGCAAGTCCGAAAGCTCCTCCGGCGTCAGCGCCTTGCGCTGCTCACGCGCGTTGGACTGCGGCTTGGTTAGCAACTGCGCCAGCTCCGGTTTGAACTCACCGCGGTAATCGACCCCCTGCGGCGCCAGATAATCTTGATTGCGGCCGACGGGCTGGGCTTGGCTGGCGAAATGGCGGATCAAGAGTTGCTCGGCCTTGGCCGGTCCCCTTGCCGACTTGCCCCCTCGATACAGCCCTTCGGGCTTACTCGGGAAAACGGATAAACTCGCTTCCGTGACCCCGAGTAGTTCCGAAGGAACGTATCGAGGGGCCATCTTGCTCGTTAGCTCGATGGCGACGAACTGATCGGCTTCGAGAAACTCGTTATGGACCTGCGCAAGAGAATGATACAGCCGCAGAGTCGCCTCGGCGCTGTCTTCAATCGTCGCCCCTTGCGCAATTGCGCAATTGAGCAACTGCGCAATCTCGCTGGCAGTGCCCACGTGCTTTGTTGGAACCTTGATCGCGCCCACATGGCCAAGGCTAAATCGAATCGCCATCTCGATGAGCGACTCGCGCGCTGGCAGTAGAGTCAGCTCTTGCCGCAGCGCCAGCGTGCGCTGGCGCAAAATTCCATAAATCGGCGCGATACCACGATAGGCGCGCATCACCACGGCTTCGATGCGCGAGCTCTCGACCACTGAGAAAATATCCAATGCGAGCCTTTTGTTCGGAAACAAATCGAAGAAGCGGCTCAATTCCGGCAAACTGCTGTCGTCGTCATGCTCGTGATCGTGAGTGTGATGATGACCGTGATCGTCGACATGTTCATGCTTGACGGCCTTCGCCAGTTTGGGTCGCAGGTCGTCGAAGTGCTTCGAGGGACGCTTGAATTCAAAATCAAAGCTGCCGAACTCAAGATGACCTGCCTGCTGGGTCAACATCACTTTGAGAAATTCGAAATTTTCCGCGCTGCCGTCGAAGCGCTCAACAATGGAAGGCAGAAAGATCGCCGTGCCGTCGCTGGTCGCAATATCAGTGCGCGTCCAGCCGATGTTTTTCTCGACCAGCTGGGCGAGATCCTGCAGCTCGATGTTGCGCTCGGAGAGCGCATGGCAGTACATGCGCAACATCTCGCGCAGCGGCGCGAGCTCGATGGCGTTGGATTCGGCTTCCGGCATCTTACGCGGCTGCTTTCATGCCGAACAAGCGCATGGCGTTGCCGCCGAGGATTTTCTCTTTGTCGGCGTCGGAAATGCCCCGCATCGCTTTGATCGGCGCGATGGTGTGAGGCCAGGTGGAAATCGCGTCACCGTGATCGAAGTCGCTGCCGATGATGATGTTATGATCGGGCCACATCTCGACCAGTTTCGGCAAGTACTCTTCCCAGGCGATCGCCGCGATGTAAAGCTGATCGAAGTAGGCGCTCGGTGCTTTCTTGAGCTTATCGCGCTTGCGAAAGAAATCGTTGAGCGAAGTTGTCCCCGGCGATTCCGATAGCGTGTGATGATTCAATGTCGTCATCAGCCAGGGCACCCAACCGACGCCACCCTCGAAGAACGAAACGCGCAGGTCCGGAAAGCGATCGAGCACGCCGCTCATGATCAGGCGCGCGGCGCTGACCATGTAGGTCAACGGAAAGCCCAAAGCGGTGGCGAGCATCTTAAAGCCGTCGTAGCGCTCGCTGCCGACAAGCCATGGATGGCAGTCCTGCGCCTCGAAAACCCGCGTGCCCGGGTGAACTAGAATCGGCACGTCGAGCTTGCAGACTTCTTCGTAGAACGGCCAGAGAATCTCGGCGTCGAGGTCACAGTTGTCGTGGCCGCCCATGAGCTTGACGCCTTTGAAGCCCAAATCTTTCACGGCGCGGCGCAGCTCGCGAATCGACTCGTCGACGTCGGGCAGATAAACCCAGGCGATGCCGATGAAGCGCTCGCGCCCGGCGATGTCTTCGGCAACGGTGTCGTTGTAGGCGCGCGCCATGGCGACGCCGAGATCGCGCTCGACTTCGTAAATCAGCGGCCGATTGTCGGCGATGACGACCTGATAATCGAAGCCTTCGCGCACCATGACATCGTGATGCATGTCGAGGTTCCAGCGGGTTTCGCTGAAGGAGTGAATTTTCGTGCCGGCGCGAAAATAAGTCGCCGCGTCCCCCGGAAATTTCTCGCCGTAGCGAATCATTTCGCCGGCGCCTTTGTGAAATTCCAAATGGCCGCGGCCGGAATGCTTTACCTTCTCGATAAATCGCACCGGCCAATAGTGGGTATCGCCGTCAATGTACATCGCGCTTCTCTTCGGAGACAATTTTTTCGATTCTATGACTGGAGCCAAAAGAGATCAATCGTTTGACGCGGGCGGCCGTGACCGTTAGATTGGCGAGATTGGAAAATCCTCAGCGAGCCGCGCGTGTCTGACACAAGTAACACTACCGATCCGCACCAGCCGCAAGTCACTATTCGCCCATGGTCGTCGTTGCTGATCCGTGACTATCGTTTGATCTTCACCGGCATCCTATGCGGCAACACTGGCAATCACATGCGCAATGTGGCGACGCTTTACCATGTCTATCAACTTTCCGGTTCGTCGGTGCAGCTGGGCTTCACCGGTTTTTTCCAAGCTGCGCCGTTTATTTTCTTCGGCTTGTTCGGCGGTGTGTTGGCCGACACGCTCAATCGCAAGAAACTCATCGCCATCACGCATAGCTTGAATATTGTCCCTGGCCTCCTGCTCGGGATCTTGACCGTCAGTGGTCATATTCAAGTATGGCATATCAACGTTTTGATGGTGCTGGCCGGCGCCCTGCAAGTGCTCGGCGGCCCAGCACGCCAGGCGATCATTCCGAGCTTGATCCCACAATCGCACCTGCTCAACGCAGTCACGATGACGACGCTAATGATGCAGGGCAGCCAGCTCACAGCCCCGGTGATCGCCGGCTCATTGATCGATTTCTTCGGCGTCGCGACTTCTTATTTCGTCGACGCCGCCTTGCAGATTCCGACGGTGCTGTGTGCCTTGGCGATCCGCGCTTCAGGTATCCCCCAGGGAGAAAAGCGCAAGATTGGCTGGCATAGCCTGGTCGAAGGCGTCGAGTTCCTCTGGCACACGCGGATCATCCTGTCACTCTTTCTGCTCGACTTCTTCGCTGTCCTGTTTGGCTTCTACCGGCCGATCCTGCCGATTTTTGCCGAAGAGATTTACCACGTCGGCGCGCGCGGTCTCGGCATCCTCTACGCCGCCCCGGCCATCGGCGCGCTGATCGGCTCGGGCATTTTGCTCGCCTTCGGCGACATCAAGCGCAAAGGCGCGCTTGCCGTAGTTGTCACCCTGCTATTCGCATTGAGCCTGGGGCTACTGGGAGTGTCTCACTGGTTCTGGATGGGTCTGTTATCGGTGGGGTTGTTGGGTTTCAGCGACGCCATTAGCGTCGCCATGCGCCGCACCGTGGTCCAGCTCCTGTCGCCCGACGACATGCGCGGCCGCGCGACGAGTTTTCTCACCGTATTTGCCCAAACCACCAACGCCACCGGCGCAGTCATCGCCGGCGCTGGCGCGGCACTCTTAGGCGCACAGAACGCGGCCCTAGTCGGCTGTGTCCTCTGCGCCCTCACGGTCTTTGGCACTTGCTGGGCGATTCCCCAATTGTGGAAGTATCGGTCGGATTGAAACCAGTTTCGAGTTGCGGGTTTCGGGTTACGCGTTGCCGAGCTTCAACCCGAAACGCGGGACTCAAAACCGGCAACGGCTTTACTTCCCAACAATTTCTTCGTAGGTGGGCGTTGGCATGCCCGTTTTCCAAGTTGGGTCGCAAAGCTCGAGCATATTGCCGCTCGGGACAATTGAAGTGCCTTAGTCTCTCCCGAGCCGCACGACAGTCTCCACTTGGCCAGTTTGCGGAAACATATCGAACGGTTGGATTTCCTGAACCAAATAGCCAGCCTGAATCAGCCGATCGAGATCGCGTGCCAGCGTTGCCGGGTTGCACGAAACATAGATCACCTTCCGCGCCGCCACATCCAACAGCGCTTCCATCGCAGCCGGCTGCACGCCTTTGCGCGGTGGATTGAGCACCAGGCAATCGATCTTGCCCAACTGGGCTTTTGCCATACGCGCGGTTTCAGCCACGTCGCCGGCGAAGAAACGGCAGTTGCCGATGCCGTTGCGCCGCGCGTTTTGTTTCGCAGCGTCGATCGCAACCGCGCTGTCGTCGACGCCCCATAGGATTTTGGCGCCGCGGGCCAGCATCAATGACATCGGCCCGACGCCACAATAGAGATCGAGCACCGTTTCTTGGCCGGTCAATGACGCTAGTGCTGCGACCATTTGATAAAGCTTTTGCGCCGTCGCCGGATTGGCTTGCGAGAACACCCCCGCGGGGAAAACCAATTTCAGGCCGACAACTTCTTCCAGCAAGGTGTTGCGCCCAGCCAGCGGCCGGTATTGATCGCCCCAAATCACGTTGCCGCGCGATTCGTTGATATTTTGCACTACGCCCGTGACAAAAGAAAATTTACGCTGCAGGGCACGCGCCAATTTCTCACCTTGCGGCAAAGCCGGATGGCGCGTCACCAGGGTCACGCTGACTTCGCGTTGGGCGTGGCTATAGCGCAAATCGAGATAGCGCAGGTCGCCGCTGTCATCGCGCTCGTCGTAGGGCGCGATGGCAAACTCGGCGAGCTTCGCTTTGAGGTATTGAACAACCTGGTTGACCTCGAACGGATGCACCGGACAGGAAGAGATATCGATGACGTGATGGCTCTGCGGCGCGTAGAGTCCGATTGCGATATCACCGCGATGGCGTCGCACGACCAGCTTCACCCGTCCGCGGTAGCCCAAGCGGCGCGGCGACGCCACGACTTCGCGAATTTCCCAACCGGCCAATCGCGGAAATGTGGCAAACGCCTCGCGCACCAATGCCAGTTTACGTTTGAGCTGTTCGGGGTACGGCACATCGATAAGCGGGCAGCCGACACAATGCGGAAAATGTCGGCAAGCAATGGCTGCGCGCGCGCCGATCAATCTTGCGGCTCGATGTTGGTTCTCTCGCACCGGACCAAACTACCGTGGCGCCACACACGAAGCAAAGCGAGGGCGGCTCTTTGCTCTTTGCTCCACTGCTAAGCTACACTTCGCAGCGATGCTGCGCTTTTTGTTTAAACGTTTGTTCCACGGCGCCATCGTGCTGTGGATCGTCGCGACGTTGACGTTTCTGCTGCTGCGCCTGGCGCCCGGCGGCCCTTTTGACCGCGAGCGTAAGCTGCCGCCCGAGGTGCTCGCCAACATTGAAGCCAAATATCACCTCGATAAGCCCCTACTCACGCAATACCTGCGCTATCTCTCAGCGATCGCCCAGGGCGACTTGGGGCCCTCGTACAAATATCTCGACCGCGGCGTCGGCGCGGTGATCGCCGACACCCTGCCCACATCTGCGCTGCTGGGCTTATTGGCGCTGCTGTTCGCTCTCGCGGTAGCGCTACCCAGCGGACTGCTGGCTGCCTATTTTCGCGGCTCGTGGATCGACCGCGCCTGCATGTTCGTCGCATCACTTGGGATCTCTATGCCGCATTTCGTTTTGGGGGCAGTCTTGATCTGGGTCATCGCCCTCCAGCTCAATTGGCTGCAAGCCGGCCGCTGGGATTTGTGGGAGAGCGTGCTCCTGCCGATGATCACGCTCGGCGCCGCGCCCGCCGCCTATCTCGCCGCGCTCCTGCGCTCAACACTGCTGGAAACCTTCGGCGAAGATTTCGTTCGCACCGCGCGCGCCAAAGGACTCAAAGAATCGATTGTTGTTCTGCGCCACGCCCTGCGCCTTTCACTCATACCCGTCCTCACCGTGATGGGACCGCTGACGGCGGCGCTGCTCACCGGTTCGTTTGTGGTGGAATACGTTTTCGCGATCCCCGGCATGGGGAGATTTTTCATCACCGCTGTCACCGATCGCGACTATCCATTGATCATGGGTGTGACGCTGGTCTACACGGTGTTGCTGGTGTGCGCCAATCTGCTGATCGATTTACTCTACGGCGTCGTCGACCCACGCATCCGAGCCAATTGATCATGACCGGCGTGAAACAGCATAGCCTGCTCATGCACTGGAGCCTGGGCTTCGTCGTCGCCATCGCCCTCGCCGCCACGTTGGCACCGTGGCTGTCGCCCTATTCGGCCAGTGGTCTCGAAGCGAAGCGCATCCTGACACCGCCCAGCCACGAACACTGGATGGGCACCGACGGTTTGGGCCGCGACCTTTTGACGCGCGTGCTCTACGGTGCGCGGGTTTCGCTCACCGTTGGCGTCGGCACCGCAATCATCGCACTGGTGCTGGGCACGGTTTACGGATTGATCGCCGGCTTCAAGGGCGGCGGCACGGATAATTTTATGATGCGTATCGTCGATATTTTCTACGGCCTGCCGGACATGCTGATTTTTATTTTGCTGTCGCTCGTCTTCGGCCGCAACATCGCCGGCCTCTTAGTCGCGCTGGGGCTGGTCTCCTGGGTCCGCTTTGCGCGCATCGCCCGCGGTCAAGTGCTGCAGGCCAAGGAATATCTCTTTGTCGAAGGCGCCCGCGCCATCGGCGCGTCGCGTGGCCGGGTCATCTGGCGCCACATTCTGCCCAACATTCTCGGCCCGATCATCGTGACGCTGACCTACAGCATCCCCTCGGCAATTCTCGCCGAATCGACACTCAGCTTCATCGGCATCGGCATCAACGACCCTTACAGCCCTTGGGGCACGAGCTGGGGGACACTGGCGCAGGACGGCTACCGCGCCATGCGCACCTATCCCCATGTAATTTTCTTTCCCGCGACGGCGATCTTTCTCAC
It includes:
- a CDS encoding VWA domain-containing protein, producing the protein MPEAESNAIELAPLREMLRMYCHALSERNIELQDLAQLVEKNIGWTRTDIATSDGTAIFLPSIVERFDGSAENFEFLKVMLTQQAGHLEFGSFDFEFKRPSKHFDDLRPKLAKAVKHEHVDDHGHHHTHDHEHDDDSSLPELSRFFDLFPNKRLALDIFSVVESSRIEAVVMRAYRGIAPIYGILRQRTLALRQELTLLPARESLIEMAIRFSLGHVGAIKVPTKHVGTASEIAQLLNCAIAQGATIEDSAEATLRLYHSLAQVHNEFLEADQFVAIELTSKMAPRYVPSELLGVTEASLSVFPSKPEGLYRGGKSARGPAKAEQLLIRHFASQAQPVGRNQDYLAPQGVDYRGEFKPELAQLLTKPQSNAREQRKALTPEELSDLLKNQNRPQNRNQDSNDDDQDPQTAQMVQNLMRELERRDPRMQSIEKRPWFQNDDDAGPLSATQPNTFIYDEWDVFRAAYRSSWCKVYEKTMGIADLKFYRDTLLANAGLLQQIRREFELVAPEMYLKEKRLPDGNDHDLDAAIEAMTDLRIGVTPSEKIFWRHHKTERDVAVAFLLDMSGSTGEAISTTIEPMQQGGRVERSHRRIIDVEKEAIVLMIDALEALGDRYGVYGFSGHGRDNVEYYVIKDFDEEFSQDVAKRTGRVGPLHATRMGPAIRHTVAKLRAQQTRSRFLFLLSDGRPQDRGYSQESSEKGYAIQDTRMAFTEARREGITPFCLTVDKEGNDYMRAMMDDFGYEVLAEVAMLPLRLPQLYRKLTM
- the rlmD gene encoding 23S rRNA (uracil(1939)-C(5))-methyltransferase RlmD, with the protein product MRENQHRAARLIGARAAIACRHFPHCVGCPLIDVPYPEQLKRKLALVREAFATFPRLAGWEIREVVASPRRLGYRGRVKLVVRRHRGDIAIGLYAPQSHHVIDISSCPVHPFEVNQVVQYLKAKLAEFAIAPYDERDDSGDLRYLDLRYSHAQREVSVTLVTRHPALPQGEKLARALQRKFSFVTGVVQNINESRGNVIWGDQYRPLAGRNTLLEEVVGLKLVFPAGVFSQANPATAQKLYQMVAALASLTGQETVLDLYCGVGPMSLMLARGAKILWGVDDSAVAIDAAKQNARRNGIGNCRFFAGDVAETARMAKAQLGKIDCLVLNPPRKGVQPAAMEALLDVAARKVIYVSCNPATLARDLDRLIQAGYLVQEIQPFDMFPQTGQVETVVRLGRD
- a CDS encoding ABC transporter permease — encoded protein: MLRFLFKRLFHGAIVLWIVATLTFLLLRLAPGGPFDRERKLPPEVLANIEAKYHLDKPLLTQYLRYLSAIAQGDLGPSYKYLDRGVGAVIADTLPTSALLGLLALLFALAVALPSGLLAAYFRGSWIDRACMFVASLGISMPHFVLGAVLIWVIALQLNWLQAGRWDLWESVLLPMITLGAAPAAYLAALLRSTLLETFGEDFVRTARAKGLKESIVVLRHALRLSLIPVLTVMGPLTAALLTGSFVVEYVFAIPGMGRFFITAVTDRDYPLIMGVTLVYTVLLVCANLLIDLLYGVVDPRIRAN
- a CDS encoding MFS transporter, whose amino-acid sequence is MLSEPRVSDTSNTTDPHQPQVTIRPWSSLLIRDYRLIFTGILCGNTGNHMRNVATLYHVYQLSGSSVQLGFTGFFQAAPFIFFGLFGGVLADTLNRKKLIAITHSLNIVPGLLLGILTVSGHIQVWHINVLMVLAGALQVLGGPARQAIIPSLIPQSHLLNAVTMTTLMMQGSQLTAPVIAGSLIDFFGVATSYFVDAALQIPTVLCALAIRASGIPQGEKRKIGWHSLVEGVEFLWHTRIILSLFLLDFFAVLFGFYRPILPIFAEEIYHVGARGLGILYAAPAIGALIGSGILLAFGDIKRKGALAVVVTLLFALSLGLLGVSHWFWMGLLSVGLLGFSDAISVAMRRTVVQLLSPDDMRGRATSFLTVFAQTTNATGAVIAGAGAALLGAQNAALVGCVLCALTVFGTCWAIPQLWKYRSD
- a CDS encoding ABC transporter permease; its protein translation is MHWSLGFVVAIALAATLAPWLSPYSASGLEAKRILTPPSHEHWMGTDGLGRDLLTRVLYGARVSLTVGVGTAIIALVLGTVYGLIAGFKGGGTDNFMMRIVDIFYGLPDMLIFILLSLVFGRNIAGLLVALGLVSWVRFARIARGQVLQAKEYLFVEGARAIGASRGRVIWRHILPNILGPIIVTLTYSIPSAILAESTLSFIGIGINDPYSPWGTSWGTLAQDGYRAMRTYPHVIFFPATAIFLTILAFNTLGNALRDRLDPRRT
- a CDS encoding Crp/Fnr family transcriptional regulator, yielding MLNVTGKMLQQTAGLAAFSLPKLDALAARLTVRNYERHEIIFEQDRKAESVYVLISGVVQIAYLHNDCETVVALVPGGELFGLDAIANAAHPFRATAFEHCVAAAIKAKTLVECLLGTPYESYLNWHRSTVLPWRHMQVHCIKGISLDLRKRLAMELGHLADRFGKPHEQGVRIDLRISHEVLAAIVGASRQQVTEYLNQFDRDKIIAREGRRIIVNRDKLKQV